A window of the Gossypium hirsutum isolate 1008001.06 chromosome A05, Gossypium_hirsutum_v2.1, whole genome shotgun sequence genome harbors these coding sequences:
- the LOC107904297 gene encoding serine/threonine-protein kinase TIO isoform X4, which yields MGIEEYHVIELVGEGSFGKVYKGRRKYTGQTVAMKFIMKHGKTEKDIHNLRQEIEILRKLKHENIIEMIDSFESQQEFCVVTEFAQGDLFQILEDDKCLPEEQVQAIAKQLVRALHYLHSNRIIHRDMKPQNILIGAGSVVKLCDFGFARAMSTNTVVLRSIKGTPLYMAPELVREQPYNHTVDLWSLGVILYELFVGQPPFYTNSVYALIRHIVKDPVKYPDEMSASFKSFLKGLLNKVPQSRLTWPALLEHPFVKETLDEVEAREVRATTATSRQSDFALRSEENCIQTPNGKENSPAASKPCNVPSPLSDAKKYSPNTVQGNSALHDEFPGFSNPNDVKQTGNLALDRLENNFRTVNGAQIIGQDNEALALIFLPIKKWSEGSRNACRDQDILHSSQSLRILSNLVAAGALQSGGILDEIMCELLNFTAILVGLKSSDVNELVAKSFSVTKILLAENNGSDAATSYFKHWVVLVEIFSQVVSHTEDASGRVFSESCACITTILVRVSQGLRACSSTQAPKGIASPSVINESLKQILDHAVTSHLVDHLCLCLATSGASLSSGSTNMLLAACEACRAIWSLMDAHEIFFMKENPSLFPLDALWSHSLARLDIRDHARGWLAGTEAAKVVDAVTRAFVRSKSVQFAIVNCLHQRVEPALCAAIHILSRCCLHNGIIPTVLCGLPNSLPVTTIVSGGADGTIVSELFSILSLCSSLNKDAQSDMKCKISNPPALTLHTCLLLATIAQCLKSTGRNSAIFMLTTSPKKQLSRLTILAQHVSSKDTTITSLQPHSASAMLAFASILSLEGGLSVESAISEIAVPLIPPTSTLCDHLKISSDCENDVGPKNTKAVLSYWHGFRDGCVGLLESKLKWGGPLAVQQLIASGIPLLLINFLASNHSVASRQGVDSPNDGVGLSPIGVVWAVSSICYCLSGGVLTFRQTLLNSENMKLICSLISDVHLKLVRSWVGPGGGKDGIRDTINTVIDFLAFPFVAVQNAPGLPAATASVNSGFILNMGSPAERVCKEDKEMVKAIVEDMGKYIKILLEVGVPGIVLRCLDQLESKDLGRTVAFLAKMVGHRPLAVQLVGKGLLDPNRMRRLLDSSPRDATLDTLMIVSDLARMDKGFYEFINGALILDTLRDFLSHEDPNVRAKACNALGNMCRHSAYFYDSLARHHIIGLLIDRCADPDRRTRKFACFAIGNAAYHNDMLYEELRRSIPQLAKLLVSAEEDKTKANAAGALSNLVRNSNKLCEEIISKGAIQALLKLVADCSAVALNPSKKDAVTESPLKIALFSLGKMCAYPNCRQFLRSSELFPVIGRLRQSPESSIVKLAVAIVSKVTDAS from the exons ATGGGAATTGAAGAGTACCATGTGATAGAGCTAGTAGGTGAAGGCTCTTTCGGTAAAGTATACAAAGGAAGGCGAAAATACACTGGCcag ACTGTAGCAATGAAGTTTATAATGAAGCATGGAAAAACTGAGAAGGACATTCATAATTTAAGACAGGAAATTGAG ATTCTGCGAAAGTTGAAGCATGaaaatatcattgaaatgattgATTCATTCGAGAGCCAACAGGAATTCTGTGTTGTTACTGAATTTGCGCAA GGTGATCTATTTCAGATTCTAGAGGATGATAAGTGCCTTCCTGAGGAACAAGTTCAAGCAATTGCAAAGCAATTG GTGAGGGCATTGCACTACTTGCATTCCAACCGGATCATCCATCGTGACATGAAGCCACAAAACATTCTCATTGGTGCTGGCTCTGTTGTTAAG CTTTGTGATTTTGGGTTTGCACGTGCAATGTCCACTAATACTGTTGTTTTACGATCCATAAAAG GCACCCCATTGTACATGGCACCAGAGCTTGTGCGAGAACAGCCCTACAACCACACTGTTGACCTGTGGTCTCTTGGAGTCATATT GTATGAATTATTCGTTGGGCAACCTCCCTTTTATACGAATTCAGTATACGCACTCATCCGGCACATAGTTAAG GATCCAGTCAAATACCCAGACGAAATGAGTGCAAGTTTCAAAAGCTTTCTGAAGGGATTGCTTAACAAG GTACCTCAAAGTCGGTTGACATGGCCCGCACTTCTTGAACATCCATTTGTTAAAGAAACATTGGACGAAGTAGAGGCCAGG GAGGTGCGCGCTACAACTGCGACATCCAGGCAATCTGATTTTGCATTGAGGAGTGAGGAAAACTGTATCCAGACACCAAATG GTAAAGAAAATTCTCCTGCTGCTTCAAAGCCTTGTAATGTTCCAAGCCCTCTGAGTGATGCTAAAAAATATAGTCCTAATACAGTCCAGGGAAATTCTGCACTGCACGACGAGTTTCCTGGATTTTCAAATCCCAATGATGTTAAACAGACAG GTAACTTGGCATTAGACAGATTAGAAAACAACTTTCGTACAGTTAATGGGGCACAAATTATTGGTCAGGATAATGAAGCCTTGGCACTTATTTTCCTTCCAATCAAAAAATGGTCAGAAGGATCACGAAATGCTTGCAG GGATCAAGATATTCTCCATTCAAGTCAGTCTTTGAGAATTCTTTCTAATTTAGTTGCAGCTGGTGCTCTCCAGTCTGGCGGAATACTGGATGAAATAATGTGTGAACTTCTTAATTTCACTGCCATTTTAGTTGGTTTGAAATCATCTGATGTTAATGAGTTAGTAGCAAAG AGTTTTTCTGTTACTAAAATCCTGTTGGCAGAAAATAATGGAAGTGATGCTGCCACTTCCTATTTCAAACACTGGGTTGTCTTAGTTGAAATTTTCTCACAG GTTGTAAGCCACACTGAAGATGCCTCTGGGAGAGTTTTCTCTGAGTCTTGTGCGTGCATCACAACTATATTAGTTAGAGTGTCTCAGGGTCTTCGAGCATGTTCTTCGACTCAGGCTCCTAAGGGAATTGCCTCTCCCTCTGTGATTAATGAATCATTGAAACAGATTTTGGACCATGCTGTTACGTCCCATTTAGTGGACCATCTATGTTTATGTTTAGCAACTTCAGGTGCAAGTCTCAGTTCTGGATCCACAAATATGCTGCTTGCTGCTTGTGAAGCATGTAGGGCTATCTGGTCATTGATGGATGCTCATGAAATCTTTTTCATGAAGGAAAATCCCAGTTTGTTTCCCTTGGATGCTTTGTGGAGTCACTCTTTGGCTCGACTTGACATCAGAGATCATGCCCGTGGTTGGCTGGCTGGAACAGAAGCAGCGAAAGTTGTTGATGCAGTAACTAGGGCTTTTGTCAGATCAAAATCTGTGCAGTTTGCTATAGTCAATTGCCTTCATCAACGTGTAGAGCCAGCATTATGTGCTGCTATTCAT ATTTTGTCAAGATGTTGCCTACACAATGGCATTATTCCAACTGTTCTTTGCGGCCTTCCCAATTCCCTACCTGTTACTACTATTGTTAGCGGTGGAGCCGATGGTACCATTGTTTCAGAGCTATTCTCTATATTATCTCTATGTTCATCGTTGAACAAAGATGCACAATCAGATATGAAGTGTAAAATAAGCAATCCTCCTGCCTTGACTCTGCATACATGTCTTCTCCTCGCTACAATTGCTCAGTGTTTAAAATCTACTGGAAGAAATTCTGCTATATTTATGCTTACAACCTCTCCAAAGAAGCAGCTCTCTCGACTTACTATACTTGCTCAGCATGTTTCTTCCAAAGATACAACTataacctcattacaacctcatTCTGCATCAGCAATGCTGGCTTTTGCTTCCATTCTATCACTTGAAGGTGGACTGTCTGTTGAGTCTGCCATATCTGAAATTGCAGTGCCCTTGATTCCTCCAACTAGCACACTTTGTGATCACCTTAAAATTTCCTCAGACTGTGAAAATGATGTTGGCCCTAAGAACACCAAAGCTGTTCTCTCATATTGGCATGGTTTTAGGGATGGATGTGTAGGCTTGTTAGAATCCAAACTGAAATGGGGAGGACCATTGGCTGTACAGCAGTTGATTGCAAGTGGTATCCCGTTACTTCTTATTAATTTTTTGGCCAGCAACCATTCAGTCGCTTCACGTCAAGGAGTTGATAGCCCAAATGATGGAGTTGGCCTATCCCCTATAGGAGTTGTATGGGCAGTTTCATCGATATGTTACTGCCTTTCAGGTGGAGTACTAACCTTTCGGCAAACCTTGCTCAACAGTGAGAACATGAAGCTCATCTGTAGTTTGATATCTGATGTTCATCTCAAGCTTGTCAGGTCCTGGGTTGGGCCTGGTGGAGGGAAAGATGGAATCAGAGATACAATAAATACGGTAATTGATTTCTTAGCATTTCCTTTTGTTGCTGTACAAAATGCTCCTGGGTTGCCAGCTGCTACTGCTTCAGTAAATAGTGGGTTCATTCTCAACATGGGTTCACCCGCTGAGAGAGTATGCAAGGAAGACAAGGAGATGGTGAAAGCAATTGTGGAAGATATGgggaaatatattaaaatcctCCTCGAG GTGGGAGTTCCTGGCATAGTTCTTCGTTGTTTGGATCAATTAGAGTCAAAGGATCTGGGAAGAACtgttgcctttcttgccaaaatGGTAGGACATCGACCACTTGCAGTCCAACTTGTAGGGAAAGGGTTGTTGGATCCAAATAGAATGAGAAGGTTGCTTGATTCAAGTCCAAGAGATGCCACACTTGACACTTTGATGATTGTGTCTGATTTAGCTCGTATGGATAAG GGTTTCTATGAATTCATCAATGGGGCTTTGATTTTAGACACTTTACGGGACTTTCTCTCTCATGAAGATCCCAATGTTCGTGCCAAAGCATGCAATGCTCTAGGCAACATGTGTCGGCATAGTGCATACTTCTATGATTCACTG GCAAGACATCACATCATTGGGCTCCTTATTGATCGATGTGCTGATCCAGACAGACGGACAAGGAAATTTGCATGTTTTGCA ATTGGAAATGCTGCCTACCATAATGATATGTTGTACGAAGAATTGAGGAGATCAATACCTCAACTAGCAAAGCTGCTGGTTTCAGCAGAAGAAGACAAGACTAAAGCAAATGCTGCAGGTGCACTGAGTAATCTTGTGCGCAACTCTAACAAGCTCTGCGAAGAAATCATCTCCAAGGGGGCCATACAG GCATTACTAAAATTGGTAGCTGATTGTTCAGCAGTTGCTTTAAATCCAAGCAAAAAGGATGCAGTTACTGAGTCACCATTAAAGATAGCTCTTTTCTCACTGGGAAAGATGTGCGCATATCCAAATTGCCGACAGTTCCTTCGTTCATCGGAGTTGTTCCCGGTGATAGGACGGCTTCGGCAATCCCCGGAATCAAGCATTGTAAAGCTTGCAGTAGCTATTGTGAGCAAAGTTACGGATGCATCATGA
- the LOC107904297 gene encoding serine/threonine-protein kinase TIO isoform X2 translates to MGIEEYHVIELVGEGSFGKVYKGRRKYTGQTVAMKFIMKHGKTEKDIHNLRQEIEILRKLKHENIIEMIDSFESQQEFCVVTEFAQGDLFQILEDDKCLPEEQVQAIAKQLVRALHYLHSNRIIHRDMKPQNILIGAGSVVKLCDFGFARAMSTNTVVLRSIKGTPLYMAPELVREQPYNHTVDLWSLGVILYELFVGQPPFYTNSVYALIRHIVKDPVKYPDEMSASFKSFLKGLLNKVPQSRLTWPALLEHPFVKETLDEVEAREVRATTATSRQSDFALRSEENCIQTPNGKENSPAASKPCNVPSPLSDAKKYSPNTVQGNSALHDEFPGFSNPNDVKQTGNLALDRLENNFRTVNGAQIIGQDNEALALIFLPIKKWSEGSRNACSGFYRDQDILHSSQSLRILSNLVAAGALQSGGILDEIMCELLNFTAILVGLKSSDVNELVAKSFSVTKILLAENNGSDAATSYFKHWVVLVEIFSQVVSHTEDASGRVFSESCACITTILVRVSQGLRACSSTQAPKGIASPSVINESLKQILDHAVTSHLVDHLCLCLATSGASLSSGSTNMLLAACEACRAIWSLMDAHEIFFMKENPSLFPLDALWSHSLARLDIRDHARGWLAGTEAAKVVDAVTRAFVRSKSVQFAIVNCLHQRVEPALCAAIHILSRCCLHNGIIPTVLCGLPNSLPVTTIVSGGADGTIVSELFSILSLCSSLNKDAQSDMKCKISNPPALTLHTCLLLATIAQCLKSTGRNSAIFMLTTSPKKQLSRLTILAQHVSSKDTTITSLQPHSASAMLAFASILSLEGGLSVESAISEIAVPLIPPTSTLCDHLKISSDCENDVGPKNTKAVLSYWHGFRDGCVGLLESKLKWGGPLAVQQLIASGIPLLLINFLASNHSVASRQGVDSPNDGVGLSPIGVVWAVSSICYCLSGGVLTFRQTLLNSENMKLICSLISDVHLKLVRSWVGPGGGKDGIRDTINTVIDFLAFPFVAVQNAPGLPAATASVNSGFILNMGSPAERVCKEDKEMVKAIVEDMGKYIKILLEVGVPGIVLRCLDQLESKDLGRTVAFLAKMVGHRPLAVQLVGKGLLDPNRMRRLLDSSPRDATLDTLMIVSDLARMDKGFYEFINGALILDTLRDFLSHEDPNVRAKACNALGNMCRHSAYFYDSLARHHIIGLLIDRCADPDRRTRKFACFAIGNAAYHNDMLYEELRRSIPQLAKLLVSAEEDKTKANAAGALSNLVRNSNKLCEEIISKGAIQALLKLVADCSAVALNPSKKDAVTESPLKIALFSLGKMCAYPNCRQFLRSSELFPVIGRLRQSPESSIVKLAVAIVSKVTDAS, encoded by the exons ATGGGAATTGAAGAGTACCATGTGATAGAGCTAGTAGGTGAAGGCTCTTTCGGTAAAGTATACAAAGGAAGGCGAAAATACACTGGCcag ACTGTAGCAATGAAGTTTATAATGAAGCATGGAAAAACTGAGAAGGACATTCATAATTTAAGACAGGAAATTGAG ATTCTGCGAAAGTTGAAGCATGaaaatatcattgaaatgattgATTCATTCGAGAGCCAACAGGAATTCTGTGTTGTTACTGAATTTGCGCAA GGTGATCTATTTCAGATTCTAGAGGATGATAAGTGCCTTCCTGAGGAACAAGTTCAAGCAATTGCAAAGCAATTG GTGAGGGCATTGCACTACTTGCATTCCAACCGGATCATCCATCGTGACATGAAGCCACAAAACATTCTCATTGGTGCTGGCTCTGTTGTTAAG CTTTGTGATTTTGGGTTTGCACGTGCAATGTCCACTAATACTGTTGTTTTACGATCCATAAAAG GCACCCCATTGTACATGGCACCAGAGCTTGTGCGAGAACAGCCCTACAACCACACTGTTGACCTGTGGTCTCTTGGAGTCATATT GTATGAATTATTCGTTGGGCAACCTCCCTTTTATACGAATTCAGTATACGCACTCATCCGGCACATAGTTAAG GATCCAGTCAAATACCCAGACGAAATGAGTGCAAGTTTCAAAAGCTTTCTGAAGGGATTGCTTAACAAG GTACCTCAAAGTCGGTTGACATGGCCCGCACTTCTTGAACATCCATTTGTTAAAGAAACATTGGACGAAGTAGAGGCCAGG GAGGTGCGCGCTACAACTGCGACATCCAGGCAATCTGATTTTGCATTGAGGAGTGAGGAAAACTGTATCCAGACACCAAATG GTAAAGAAAATTCTCCTGCTGCTTCAAAGCCTTGTAATGTTCCAAGCCCTCTGAGTGATGCTAAAAAATATAGTCCTAATACAGTCCAGGGAAATTCTGCACTGCACGACGAGTTTCCTGGATTTTCAAATCCCAATGATGTTAAACAGACAG GTAACTTGGCATTAGACAGATTAGAAAACAACTTTCGTACAGTTAATGGGGCACAAATTATTGGTCAGGATAATGAAGCCTTGGCACTTATTTTCCTTCCAATCAAAAAATGGTCAGAAGGATCACGAAATGCTTGCAG TGGCTTTTACAGGGATCAAGATATTCTCCATTCAAGTCAGTCTTTGAGAATTCTTTCTAATTTAGTTGCAGCTGGTGCTCTCCAGTCTGGCGGAATACTGGATGAAATAATGTGTGAACTTCTTAATTTCACTGCCATTTTAGTTGGTTTGAAATCATCTGATGTTAATGAGTTAGTAGCAAAG AGTTTTTCTGTTACTAAAATCCTGTTGGCAGAAAATAATGGAAGTGATGCTGCCACTTCCTATTTCAAACACTGGGTTGTCTTAGTTGAAATTTTCTCACAG GTTGTAAGCCACACTGAAGATGCCTCTGGGAGAGTTTTCTCTGAGTCTTGTGCGTGCATCACAACTATATTAGTTAGAGTGTCTCAGGGTCTTCGAGCATGTTCTTCGACTCAGGCTCCTAAGGGAATTGCCTCTCCCTCTGTGATTAATGAATCATTGAAACAGATTTTGGACCATGCTGTTACGTCCCATTTAGTGGACCATCTATGTTTATGTTTAGCAACTTCAGGTGCAAGTCTCAGTTCTGGATCCACAAATATGCTGCTTGCTGCTTGTGAAGCATGTAGGGCTATCTGGTCATTGATGGATGCTCATGAAATCTTTTTCATGAAGGAAAATCCCAGTTTGTTTCCCTTGGATGCTTTGTGGAGTCACTCTTTGGCTCGACTTGACATCAGAGATCATGCCCGTGGTTGGCTGGCTGGAACAGAAGCAGCGAAAGTTGTTGATGCAGTAACTAGGGCTTTTGTCAGATCAAAATCTGTGCAGTTTGCTATAGTCAATTGCCTTCATCAACGTGTAGAGCCAGCATTATGTGCTGCTATTCAT ATTTTGTCAAGATGTTGCCTACACAATGGCATTATTCCAACTGTTCTTTGCGGCCTTCCCAATTCCCTACCTGTTACTACTATTGTTAGCGGTGGAGCCGATGGTACCATTGTTTCAGAGCTATTCTCTATATTATCTCTATGTTCATCGTTGAACAAAGATGCACAATCAGATATGAAGTGTAAAATAAGCAATCCTCCTGCCTTGACTCTGCATACATGTCTTCTCCTCGCTACAATTGCTCAGTGTTTAAAATCTACTGGAAGAAATTCTGCTATATTTATGCTTACAACCTCTCCAAAGAAGCAGCTCTCTCGACTTACTATACTTGCTCAGCATGTTTCTTCCAAAGATACAACTataacctcattacaacctcatTCTGCATCAGCAATGCTGGCTTTTGCTTCCATTCTATCACTTGAAGGTGGACTGTCTGTTGAGTCTGCCATATCTGAAATTGCAGTGCCCTTGATTCCTCCAACTAGCACACTTTGTGATCACCTTAAAATTTCCTCAGACTGTGAAAATGATGTTGGCCCTAAGAACACCAAAGCTGTTCTCTCATATTGGCATGGTTTTAGGGATGGATGTGTAGGCTTGTTAGAATCCAAACTGAAATGGGGAGGACCATTGGCTGTACAGCAGTTGATTGCAAGTGGTATCCCGTTACTTCTTATTAATTTTTTGGCCAGCAACCATTCAGTCGCTTCACGTCAAGGAGTTGATAGCCCAAATGATGGAGTTGGCCTATCCCCTATAGGAGTTGTATGGGCAGTTTCATCGATATGTTACTGCCTTTCAGGTGGAGTACTAACCTTTCGGCAAACCTTGCTCAACAGTGAGAACATGAAGCTCATCTGTAGTTTGATATCTGATGTTCATCTCAAGCTTGTCAGGTCCTGGGTTGGGCCTGGTGGAGGGAAAGATGGAATCAGAGATACAATAAATACGGTAATTGATTTCTTAGCATTTCCTTTTGTTGCTGTACAAAATGCTCCTGGGTTGCCAGCTGCTACTGCTTCAGTAAATAGTGGGTTCATTCTCAACATGGGTTCACCCGCTGAGAGAGTATGCAAGGAAGACAAGGAGATGGTGAAAGCAATTGTGGAAGATATGgggaaatatattaaaatcctCCTCGAG GTGGGAGTTCCTGGCATAGTTCTTCGTTGTTTGGATCAATTAGAGTCAAAGGATCTGGGAAGAACtgttgcctttcttgccaaaatGGTAGGACATCGACCACTTGCAGTCCAACTTGTAGGGAAAGGGTTGTTGGATCCAAATAGAATGAGAAGGTTGCTTGATTCAAGTCCAAGAGATGCCACACTTGACACTTTGATGATTGTGTCTGATTTAGCTCGTATGGATAAG GGTTTCTATGAATTCATCAATGGGGCTTTGATTTTAGACACTTTACGGGACTTTCTCTCTCATGAAGATCCCAATGTTCGTGCCAAAGCATGCAATGCTCTAGGCAACATGTGTCGGCATAGTGCATACTTCTATGATTCACTG GCAAGACATCACATCATTGGGCTCCTTATTGATCGATGTGCTGATCCAGACAGACGGACAAGGAAATTTGCATGTTTTGCA ATTGGAAATGCTGCCTACCATAATGATATGTTGTACGAAGAATTGAGGAGATCAATACCTCAACTAGCAAAGCTGCTGGTTTCAGCAGAAGAAGACAAGACTAAAGCAAATGCTGCAGGTGCACTGAGTAATCTTGTGCGCAACTCTAACAAGCTCTGCGAAGAAATCATCTCCAAGGGGGCCATACAG GCATTACTAAAATTGGTAGCTGATTGTTCAGCAGTTGCTTTAAATCCAAGCAAAAAGGATGCAGTTACTGAGTCACCATTAAAGATAGCTCTTTTCTCACTGGGAAAGATGTGCGCATATCCAAATTGCCGACAGTTCCTTCGTTCATCGGAGTTGTTCCCGGTGATAGGACGGCTTCGGCAATCCCCGGAATCAAGCATTGTAAAGCTTGCAGTAGCTATTGTGAGCAAAGTTACGGATGCATCATGA